The Marasmius oreades isolate 03SP1 chromosome 2, whole genome shotgun sequence genomic sequence CTTTTTTGGGCCGGATATTCCTCATCCGGTGTCGTTGAGACCATCTTGTATGTCATAGGCCGTCTATTTCAATACTGCAGTCGATCGTCTAATTGAATTCTTTTCAGTGATTTCTGGGGATACTTCGAACCCATCCGCCAAAACATGCCCCAGAACTGTTCCGCCGATGTCGAGGCAGCCATTGCCCACATCGATCAGGTGTTTTCTGGCAAGGACCAAAATGCTATCCAAAAATTGAAGGATAACTTTGGTTTGGGCGAAATTCAGCATCTGGATGACGCTGCTGGCGCACGTAAGTCCCAACTGCAAGTAAAGGTTTGTTGGCGGAAGTATATTGACGACACcgtctttttctctctttgTTCCAGTCCGAAACAACCTTTGGGATTGGCAAAGCCTACAGCCTACTTCGGGTTCTGGAACGACGTTCACCAGGTTTTGTGATGCGCTTGAGGTCAAGGATGGAAAGAGCGCTCCGCCGGCTGGATGGGGTGCTGATCATGCCGTTGAGGCTTGGGGAGCATTTTGGAGGAATACATATCTCAAACAATGTGAGCTGCTCGGTTCCTTGCAGTACAAACCTAACACTGAATGTTTTTGACCTTCTTAGTGTGCGGGAACTCTGACATCGTGTAGGTtgtttctctctttcttcgtcTACAGGACGTGAACAGGACTTCTTTTTTTATAGTGATTGTTTGGGCACATACGACGCCAACTCGACGTTCTATACCGATACGAGTATTGACAATGCAGGACGTTCATGGTTCTGGATCGTGTGGGTATTCTCATGCATGTTTCTCTTCTACCGTTCGCCGGACTGAACCTTTTCGCCAACAGATGCAACCAGGTAGGGTACCTGCAAGACGGTCCTCCTAAAGGCCAGCCGGCCGTAGTAACGAGGCTTGTTCAACCTTCCTCCGATATCGTAAGTCAACAGTTAATTTACTTCAGGAAAGCTCAAGATTTTACTCCCGTCTAGCGACAATGCCAATCGATGTTCCCCGACGTTTTCGCGAATACTCCTCCGGACATGGAAGGCGGCGTCAAAAGGACAAATCAGGAGTTCCACGGATGGGATCTCCAAGTCGATAAGTTGTTCTTCGCTAATGGTATACGTACGTTACtcgttcttttctctttctcttctgagTTCACTTACTCTTCCGAACCAGGCGATCCATGGCGCGAAGCTACCGTAGCTGCACAAGGCGCTAACAGACACAGCACACCCAGACAGATCCTTGGTCTCAGCGACGGTTTCCACTGTTCAGATCTTTCCACCGCTACAGGCCAGGTTGATGGTACTGTTCGTGACGTACAGAAGAAGGCGCTGGAGGCATTTAAGGGCTGGCTTGCTGAATGGccacagaagaagagagaggaGATTGAGAGGAGGGAGACCGTGTCCACTGGAACCCCGAGAAGAGTCCATAGTTGGGATAGGGAACCAGCTGTGATGATCTAATTGAGTGTGAAATACCAACGCCACTCAGA encodes the following:
- a CDS encoding uncharacterized protein (MEROPS:MER0093133), whose amino-acid sequence is MSESWPMSMNASLPLIELRSEDHEAHRYPDQILVPLTLLLANIVSARLPDGRLNANFRPPPTIPVIQAPGNSGPVTGRDGSELPPYNTTYFFDQLIDHNNPSLGTFKQRFWHTYEFFEPGGPIILMTPGEANAQPYTRYLTNATINGLIAQQQNGSVIILEHRFYGLSNPLPELTGKNLAVHTLQQAIDDLEYFAKNVKLPMPNGDNLGPDKAPWILTGGSYSGALTGWTMVNKPGLFWAGYSSSGVVETIFDFWGYFEPIRQNMPQNCSADVEAAIAHIDQVFSGKDQNAIQKLKDNFGLGEIQHLDDAAGALRNNLWDWQSLQPTSGSGTTFTRFCDALEVKDGKSAPPAGWGADHAVEAWGAFWRNTYLKQLCGNSDIVDCLGTYDANSTFYTDTSIDNAGRSWFWIVCNQVGYLQDGPPKGQPAVVTRLVQPSSDIRQCQSMFPDVFANTPPDMEGGVKRTNQEFHGWDLQVDKLFFANGIRDPWREATVAAQGANRHSTPRQILGLSDGFHCSDLSTATGQVDGTVRDVQKKALEAFKGWLAEWPQKKREEIERRETVSTGTPRRVHSWDREPAVMI
- a CDS encoding uncharacterized protein (MEROPS:MER0093133) is translated as MGCLLKLHWISEVLYKNTEYPITSGCPNLFEMLTMVFARLVPLTLLLANIVSARLPDGRLNANFRPPPTIPVIQAPGNSGPVTGRDGSELPPYNTTYFFDQLIDHNNPSLGTFKQRFWHTYEFFEPGGPIILMTPGEANAQPYTRYLTNATINGLIAQQQNGSVIILEHRFYGLSNPLPELTGKNLAVHTLQQAIDDLEYFAKNVKLPMPNGDNLGPDKAPWILTGGSYSGALTGWTMVNKPGLFWAGYSSSGVVETIFDFWGYFEPIRQNMPQNCSADVEAAIAHIDQVFSGKDQNAIQKLKDNFGLGEIQHLDDAAGALRNNLWDWQSLQPTSGSGTTFTRFCDALEVKDGKSAPPAGWGADHAVEAWGAFWRNTYLKQLCGNSDIVDCLGTYDANSTFYTDTSIDNAGRSWFWIVCNQVGYLQDGPPKGQPAVVTRLVQPSSDIRQCQSMFPDVFANTPPDMEGGVKRTNQEFHGWDLQVDKLFFANGIRDPWREATVAAQGANRHSTPRQILGLSDGFHCSDLSTATGQVDGTVRDVQKKALEAFKGWLAEWPQKKREEIERRETVSTGTPRRVHSWDREPAVMI